The Campylobacter concisus genome contains a region encoding:
- a CDS encoding glycosyltransferase family 2 protein produces the protein MLSVVILTFNSQKYLQEVLESTNFADEVIVVDSGSRDSTRQICDGFSNVKFHEQAWLGFGAQKQKGVDLAKNEWVFVLDSDEVITNELKNEIISTLKEPKFMAYNVARLNFFFGKAIKNMGFYPDYTVRLFNKNFAKFDGRAVHEKVILNDDSQKLGALKNHFLHYAYESIEQFIAKQNRYSSMGAKKNLFKALTSPAWTFFKLYVLKGGFKEGFTGYIIARLYAQYTFWKYIK, from the coding sequence ATGCTAAGTGTCGTCATCTTAACTTTTAACAGCCAAAAATATCTACAAGAAGTGCTAGAAAGTACAAATTTTGCAGATGAGGTCATCGTGGTTGATAGTGGCTCACGAGACAGCACAAGGCAAATTTGTGATGGCTTTAGTAACGTGAAATTTCACGAGCAAGCTTGGCTTGGATTTGGCGCGCAAAAGCAAAAGGGCGTGGATCTAGCCAAAAACGAGTGGGTCTTTGTGCTTGATAGTGATGAGGTGATCACAAATGAGCTTAAAAATGAGATCATCAGCACACTAAAAGAGCCAAAATTTATGGCTTACAACGTAGCTAGGCTAAATTTTTTCTTTGGTAAAGCGATCAAAAATATGGGGTTCTATCCAGACTACACAGTGAGGCTTTTTAACAAAAATTTTGCCAAATTTGATGGCAGAGCCGTGCATGAAAAGGTCATTTTAAATGATGACTCACAAAAGCTTGGAGCGCTTAAAAATCACTTCTTGCATTACGCATATGAGAGCATCGAGCAGTTTATCGCTAAGCAAAATCGCTACTCAAGCATGGGCGCAAAAAAGAATTTATTTAAAGCTCTAACAAGCCCAGCGTGGACATTTTTTAAGCTTTATGTGCTAAAAGGTGGCTTTAAAGAGGGCTTTACTGGCTACATCATAGCCAGACTTTACGCTCAGTACACATTTTGGAAATATATAAAATGA
- the rfaQ gene encoding putative lipopolysaccharide heptosyltransferase III yields the protein MKILIIKFRNIGDVLLTTPLIENLHHYYPDATIDFALNKGTEAMVEGNPHINKIHIYDRQSANSGFFKKLGTELKFIRAIKKEKYDMAVQTTTGDRGIIISKYAKIKKIVGFLGKNQSINKLLNVKAKYYENFSHTIDHNLNALRALGFEPVSKKVSVFSDESVEHLNLPKCFVHMHLTSRWMFKCANDESMAELIDYCENELGVKIVLTSDNKENELEKLASVLKICKSEPINLGGKLNLKQTIALSKHSSLFIGVDTAIMHIAAANDVPVIAFFGPSNAFEWGPWDNSLMENGYTAQNGIQSMGKHTVYQKDWDFVPCDKEGIARHGVEKTLMDFSDEMPKIKAKIKEILG from the coding sequence ATGAAAATACTTATAATTAAATTTAGAAACATCGGTGACGTGCTTTTGACCACGCCGCTCATTGAAAATTTGCACCACTACTACCCAGATGCAACCATTGACTTTGCTCTAAATAAAGGGACTGAAGCGATGGTTGAGGGCAATCCTCATATAAACAAGATCCACATTTACGATAGACAAAGTGCAAATTCTGGCTTTTTTAAAAAGCTCGGCACAGAGCTAAAATTTATAAGGGCAATCAAAAAAGAGAAGTACGATATGGCGGTGCAAACAACCACGGGAGACCGCGGCATCATCATCTCAAAATATGCAAAGATCAAAAAAATAGTAGGCTTTCTTGGCAAAAATCAATCAATAAATAAACTTCTAAACGTCAAAGCAAAATACTATGAAAATTTTTCACATACTATCGATCATAACCTAAACGCTTTAAGAGCTTTGGGATTTGAGCCAGTTAGCAAAAAGGTGAGTGTATTTTCGGACGAGAGTGTGGAGCATCTAAATTTACCAAAATGTTTTGTTCATATGCATCTTACAAGCCGCTGGATGTTTAAATGCGCAAATGATGAGAGCATGGCAGAGCTCATTGACTACTGCGAAAATGAGCTTGGTGTAAAGATCGTGCTAACAAGTGATAATAAAGAAAATGAGCTAGAAAAGCTAGCAAGCGTGCTAAAAATTTGCAAGAGTGAGCCTATAAATTTAGGCGGTAAGCTAAATTTGAAACAAACTATCGCCCTATCAAAGCATTCAAGCCTTTTTATCGGTGTTGATACCGCCATCATGCACATTGCCGCTGCTAATGATGTGCCAGTCATAGCCTTTTTTGGTCCAAGCAATGCTTTTGAGTGGGGGCCTTGGGATAACTCACTCATGGAAAATGGCTATACAGCCCAAAATGGTATACAAAGCATGGGCAAACACACTGTTTATCAAAAAGACTGGGACTTTGTGCCTTGCGACAAAGAAGGCATAGCAAGGCATGGTGTAGAAAAAACATTGATGGATTTTAGCGACGAAATGCCAAAAATAAAAGCAAAAATAAAAGAAATTTTAGGATAG
- a CDS encoding glycosyltransferase family 4 protein, whose amino-acid sequence MNILHTQTLFNWGGEQNKTLNEMLFMREMGHNVILFCNPNSQIESIAKEEGFSVIAQEMNKKNFHKSVPALCEAISSNKIDVLITHGSTDSWVGAIAGLFYRSKGVKFYKERHNLFPIKGFLSKLMHKKLFDKILYISDSVKEYLLSIGVSKDRLFFMPSTVDVKAIDTTKSTFRDEFNISQDELVIGTFTSLYRKKGVFDFANAAKEILKSKDATIVFSGNISDSTKEQIASMFDEKDKIIFTGFRNDAANIIKGFDIYVFASHSEGLGTVLLEAMSSKVPIVVYNNAPMNVLVKDKERGLCAKNLDEISLKECILELINEPEKAKIYSQNAFKFVDENFSHKALKEAIKNLLEQK is encoded by the coding sequence ATGAATATTCTTCATACGCAGACACTTTTTAATTGGGGTGGCGAGCAAAACAAGACACTAAATGAGATGCTTTTTATGCGTGAGATGGGTCACAATGTCATACTTTTTTGCAACCCAAACTCTCAGATAGAAAGCATTGCAAAAGAAGAAGGCTTTAGTGTTATAGCACAAGAGATGAATAAGAAAAATTTTCATAAAAGCGTACCAGCACTTTGCGAAGCAATAAGCTCGAACAAGATAGATGTCTTGATCACACACGGCTCTACTGATAGCTGGGTTGGGGCAATTGCTGGGCTATTTTACAGAAGCAAAGGCGTTAAATTTTACAAGGAAAGGCATAATCTTTTTCCTATAAAAGGCTTTCTCTCAAAACTCATGCACAAAAAGCTATTTGATAAAATTTTATACATCTCAGATAGTGTCAAAGAGTATCTTCTAAGCATCGGCGTTAGCAAAGATAGGCTCTTTTTTATGCCAAGCACGGTCGATGTGAAGGCGATAGATACTACAAAAAGCACATTTAGAGATGAGTTTAATATATCTCAAGATGAGCTAGTTATCGGTACATTTACTTCGCTTTACCGCAAGAAAGGTGTCTTTGACTTTGCAAATGCAGCAAAAGAGATTTTAAAGTCAAAGGATGCGACTATTGTATTTTCTGGCAACATTAGCGACAGCACAAAAGAGCAGATCGCCTCTATGTTTGATGAAAAAGATAAGATCATCTTCACTGGCTTTAGAAATGACGCGGCAAATATCATAAAAGGCTTTGATATTTACGTCTTTGCCTCGCATTCCGAGGGACTTGGTACGGTCTTGCTTGAGGCGATGAGCTCAAAAGTACCTATCGTGGTCTATAACAACGCACCGATGAACGTGCTAGTTAAAGATAAAGAGCGTGGGCTTTGTGCTAAAAATTTAGATGAAATTTCGCTAAAAGAGTGCATTTTGGAGCTGATAAATGAGCCTGAAAAAGCCAAAATTTACTCACAAAACGCCTTTAAATTTGTGGATGAGAACTTTAGCCATAAGGCGCTAAAAGAGGCTATTAAAAATTTACTGGAGCAAAAATGA
- a CDS encoding polysaccharide deacetylase family protein encodes MNYPVCVLTMHHCNNNENDFAIKPELFKKALLMALDEGYKFINYGQFKDIVAGRVKAHKKSILLTFDDGYFDNYKFAFSILKELNIPAVCFLITDKIKDFKRKDYDFAFKKHKEIDYEKDAEYFLNLDEIRQMQESGLFEFDSHTASHFSCKSNDEEKLREEFSSSLAKIKELFPEKKEFGFCFPKGHFNELSLKVVREYYDFAFSVIDGGFCAGDDKFKIRRIDISNNAKSEKDYIFRVKKKLFIYSTPVLGNLYSNFRNRGYK; translated from the coding sequence ATGAACTACCCAGTTTGCGTGCTAACGATGCACCACTGCAATAACAATGAAAACGACTTTGCTATTAAACCAGAGCTATTTAAAAAAGCGCTTCTAATGGCGCTTGATGAGGGCTATAAATTTATAAATTATGGCCAGTTTAAAGATATCGTTGCTGGTAGAGTAAAGGCTCATAAAAAGAGCATTTTACTAACTTTTGATGATGGGTATTTTGATAATTATAAATTTGCATTTTCTATCCTAAAAGAGCTAAATATCCCAGCTGTGTGCTTTTTGATAACAGATAAGATCAAGGATTTTAAAAGGAAAGATTACGACTTTGCATTTAAAAAACATAAAGAAATAGACTACGAAAAAGATGCGGAGTATTTTTTAAATTTAGACGAGATCAGGCAGATGCAAGAGAGTGGTCTTTTTGAGTTTGATAGCCATACAGCGAGCCACTTTTCTTGCAAAAGTAACGATGAAGAAAAATTAAGAGAGGAATTTTCTAGCTCACTAGCCAAGATAAAAGAGCTATTTCCTGAAAAAAAAGAATTTGGATTTTGTTTTCCCAAAGGGCACTTTAACGAGCTTTCACTAAAAGTTGTAAGAGAGTATTATGACTTTGCCTTTAGTGTGATAGATGGTGGATTTTGCGCAGGAGATGATAAATTTAAGATAAGACGTATTGATATCTCAAACAATGCAAAGAGCGAAAAAGACTACATTTTTAGGGTCAAAAAGAAGCTTTTTATCTATTCTACGCCGGTGCTAGGAAATTTATATTCAAATTTTAGAAATAGAGGATATAAATAA
- a CDS encoding glycosyltransferase family 25 protein → MNNPVYVISLKRDEERRQNLQRQFNRYDEFKIIDAVDAKNFSVNEYYSAMIDCLLKSCNEDYKFKIPPLIATPGELACTMSHIKAYEDFLQGDAEFTLILEDDVIGNDELINETFLLCKDISSDSILICGVQDGLNSRFRAFGKKINENLYLISPYSYASIYRTAAYILTRKSAKALLDFYKDGLYGADKWEAILKNTDLKMYFSNIFSHPEELNSSSLENQRKQKEKINSLFKRCNKNFSYKVSRFYEKHIAKNERIFTQ, encoded by the coding sequence ATGAACAATCCCGTCTATGTAATATCATTAAAAAGAGATGAAGAGCGAAGGCAAAATTTACAAAGACAATTTAACAGATATGATGAATTTAAAATAATAGATGCGGTTGATGCTAAAAATTTTAGTGTCAATGAGTATTACAGCGCCATGATAGATTGCTTATTAAAATCTTGCAATGAAGATTATAAATTTAAAATACCGCCATTAATTGCGACACCAGGTGAGCTAGCATGCACAATGTCACACATAAAAGCTTATGAGGATTTTTTACAAGGCGACGCGGAATTTACTTTAATATTAGAGGATGATGTTATTGGAAATGACGAATTAATAAATGAGACCTTTTTGCTATGCAAAGATATAAGTAGTGATAGCATTTTGATATGCGGTGTACAAGATGGATTAAATAGTAGATTTCGTGCTTTTGGCAAAAAAATAAACGAAAATTTATATCTTATCTCACCATACTCATATGCTAGTATATATAGAACGGCTGCTTACATTCTAACAAGAAAGAGTGCAAAAGCTCTGCTTGATTTTTACAAAGATGGTCTTTACGGAGCCGATAAATGGGAGGCAATCTTAAAAAATACTGATCTAAAAATGTATTTTAGTAACATCTTTTCTCATCCAGAGGAGCTAAATAGCTCTAGCCTAGAAAACCAAAGAAAGCAAAAAGAGAAGATAAATTCTCTTTTTAAAAGATGTAATAAAAATTTCTCATACAAGGTTTCAAGATTTTATGAAAAACATATTGCTAAAAATGAGAGAATTTTTACACAGTAA
- a CDS encoding polysaccharide deacetylase family protein produces MSVTVLMYHHVLKKSGFIASSVDEFRDQMKFLAQNGYKSLSSAEFVAYKKGELSVPKKSVFITFDDGWKDNFVYAYPIIKEFNLKATIFLVAGWIEQASRKSGKFIELDHNEYKNAAPTRPEDVFLNYEEIAKMKECFDFHSHTYTHFDDYFGICEMKENFTKCKEFMYKNFGFDDKLLCWPRGKFNDELKNVAKSVGYEVFFTTKRGINKSDGVLDDIRRIAVKKDASWLKKTLFIYQNDFLGSIYSTLKS; encoded by the coding sequence ATGAGTGTAACAGTTTTAATGTATCATCATGTGCTTAAAAAAAGTGGGTTTATTGCAAGTAGCGTAGATGAGTTTAGAGATCAGATGAAATTTTTAGCTCAAAATGGCTACAAATCGCTAAGTTCGGCTGAGTTTGTAGCATATAAAAAAGGTGAGCTTAGTGTGCCTAAAAAGAGTGTCTTTATCACATTTGATGATGGCTGGAAGGATAATTTTGTCTACGCATATCCTATTATCAAGGAATTTAATCTTAAAGCGACCATTTTTCTAGTTGCTGGCTGGATAGAGCAGGCGAGTAGAAAAAGTGGCAAGTTTATAGAGTTAGATCATAACGAATACAAAAATGCTGCACCAACTAGACCTGAAGATGTCTTTTTAAACTACGAGGAAATAGCAAAGATGAAAGAGTGCTTTGATTTTCACTCGCATACTTACACGCATTTTGATGATTATTTTGGTATTTGTGAAATGAAAGAAAATTTTACAAAATGCAAAGAATTTATGTATAAAAATTTTGGCTTTGATGACAAGCTACTTTGCTGGCCAAGAGGTAAATTTAATGATGAGCTAAAAAATGTGGCAAAAAGCGTTGGCTATGAGGTATTTTTCACAACAAAGCGTGGGATAAATAAATCTGATGGTGTGCTTGATGATATAAGGCGCATAGCTGTAAAAAAAGATGCAAGTTGGCTAAAAAAGACACTATTTATCTATCAAAATGACTTTTTAGGCTCAATATATTCAACACTAAAATCTTAG
- a CDS encoding glycosyltransferase family 4 protein, with amino-acid sequence MINILELESSLGFGGQEHRTQRVINGLDKSKFKVFYGLNPSSKSFEKQIDCEFVEFNLKKSFNIFEILKICKFVKQNNIKIISTHSGKDGTIGAIVGKICGVSVVRTRHLQLPITSPLPYNLSTKVVGVCDSVCEDLIKRGVKKEKVVKIYTGIDTQKYTPEFKINMKKEFGLNDDEVGICIVAVLRAAKNHKLLIDAFSELNLEKSALFIVGDGPQNKNLQEYIKDKKNIFMLGNRTDVSDFLGSLDICVLPSEMEAIGGALLEASSCKLATIGSDVGGLGEAVSDGKSGFLFQNGDKEGLKKVLERLILDENLRKQMGEFGREYVKEIFSIEKMIENTQNLYMELAK; translated from the coding sequence ATGATAAATATACTTGAGCTTGAAAGCTCTCTTGGATTTGGCGGACAGGAACACCGTACTCAGCGTGTGATAAATGGACTAGATAAGAGCAAATTTAAGGTTTTTTATGGGCTAAATCCTAGCTCAAAAAGCTTTGAAAAGCAAATAGATTGCGAATTCGTTGAGTTTAACCTCAAAAAGTCTTTTAATATCTTTGAAATTTTAAAAATTTGCAAATTTGTAAAGCAAAATAATATAAAAATCATCTCAACTCACTCAGGAAAAGACGGCACAATAGGCGCTATAGTGGGCAAAATTTGTGGCGTCAGTGTGGTTCGTACTAGGCATTTGCAGCTGCCTATAACATCGCCTTTGCCTTATAATCTAAGTACAAAAGTAGTCGGCGTGTGCGACTCAGTATGCGAGGATCTTATAAAAAGAGGCGTGAAAAAGGAAAAAGTCGTCAAAATTTATACAGGCATCGATACGCAAAAATATACGCCAGAATTTAAGATAAATATGAAAAAAGAATTTGGCTTAAATGACGACGAAGTTGGAATTTGCATCGTTGCAGTGTTAAGAGCTGCTAAAAATCATAAGCTCTTAATCGATGCATTTAGCGAGTTAAATTTAGAAAAATCAGCCCTTTTTATCGTAGGTGATGGCCCGCAAAATAAAAATTTACAAGAGTATATAAAAGATAAAAAAAATATCTTTATGCTTGGCAATAGAACCGATGTGAGCGATTTTTTGGGCTCTCTTGATATTTGTGTGTTACCTTCAGAGATGGAGGCTATCGGTGGAGCGCTGCTTGAGGCATCTTCGTGCAAGTTAGCTACTATCGGAAGTGATGTTGGCGGTCTTGGTGAGGCAGTGAGTGATGGAAAGAGTGGATTTTTATTTCAAAATGGCGATAAAGAGGGGCTGAAAAAAGTACTTGAAAGGCTCATTTTGGATGAAAATTTAAGAAAACAGATGGGTGAGTTTGGCAGAGAGTACGTAAAAGAAATTTTTAGTATCGAAAAAATGATAGAAAACACTCAAAATTTATATATGGAACTTGCAAAATGA
- a CDS encoding glycosyltransferase family 2 protein — translation MPNVKISFVVPVFNKKEHIRDCLNSLISQDMDDIEIIVVDDGSSDGTSQILKEYEDKIILKTKSNAGVSAARNDGILLASGKYTICVDADDYVEKDYASCVYDIAEKFDADIVITDMCKVYGHKKLLLKDFETKEDGVIDKNEYLKRLLASRHNKVLHNAANKAIRTKILKENLFPVGITQAEDFHTVVRNIIASKTLVKLNKAFYYYKIGDNNTAGFEKLKAVMDHKFVYDDIISILKDKNLALEMVSDLEFRKIKSVYMPAILARPNLKNSSYVKALDLFYADIDSIINSSGFSKLRLKQRILLKVLKNVKSYENVSKILKIFNTINGFLSNKKMKEFKE, via the coding sequence GTGCCTAATGTGAAAATAAGCTTTGTAGTGCCTGTTTTTAACAAAAAAGAGCACATTAGGGATTGTTTAAATTCGCTTATATCTCAAGACATGGATGATATTGAGATTATAGTTGTAGATGATGGAAGCAGTGATGGCACGTCTCAAATTTTAAAAGAGTATGAAGATAAAATAATATTAAAAACAAAGAGCAATGCCGGTGTTAGCGCTGCCAGAAATGACGGTATATTGCTAGCTAGTGGCAAATATACTATCTGCGTAGATGCTGATGACTATGTGGAAAAAGATTATGCTTCATGCGTTTATGATATCGCAGAAAAATTTGATGCCGACATAGTTATAACAGATATGTGTAAGGTCTATGGTCATAAAAAGCTCCTTTTAAAGGATTTTGAGACAAAAGAGGATGGCGTAATCGATAAAAACGAGTATCTAAAAAGGCTTTTAGCCTCAAGGCACAACAAAGTCTTGCATAATGCGGCAAACAAGGCGATTAGGACTAAAATTTTAAAAGAAAATTTATTTCCAGTTGGGATCACGCAAGCTGAAGATTTTCACACTGTAGTGAGAAATATTATCGCTTCAAAAACTCTTGTAAAGCTAAATAAGGCTTTTTATTACTATAAGATAGGAGACAACAACACTGCTGGCTTTGAAAAATTAAAAGCTGTGATGGATCATAAATTTGTTTATGATGACATAATCTCAATTTTAAAAGACAAAAATTTAGCTCTTGAAATGGTGTCAGATCTAGAGTTTAGAAAGATCAAAAGTGTCTATATGCCAGCTATTTTGGCAAGACCAAATCTTAAAAATAGTAGCTATGTAAAGGCACTTGATCTTTTTTATGCAGATATTGATAGCATCATAAACTCATCTGGTTTTTCAAAGCTTAGACTAAAGCAGAGAATTTTGCTTAAAGTGCTAAAAAATGTAAAATCGTACGAAAATGTATCAAAAATTTTAAAAATCTTTAATACAATAAATGGCTTTTTGTCAAATAAAAAAATGAAAGAATTTAAAGAGTAG
- a CDS encoding O-antigen ligase family protein, whose translation MKNDIVSKLYNLFLVIVLFTLPVTEGLKQISLTLFVLAGIYICVKEKRQFKFDLINISLFIFVLATFISCLVNGVSASRALDPLRCMLFFFVARSVGIEKINFKFLFFALFAGFIAAFIPACIKKFTSSDPTALFELKSIGHVNHSAIFMLLVFCVALISAAELKKIYEKYIAIIVAGICVFGIMIAGSRATMYLLPIIIFSILLYQISKKQTGLRSAFCIIILFSVIAFFYTYISANITQDERFYSQLTKGVTGSETRYPIFASAFYTWLENPLFGIGSGQFKIIDITKYFPGNGEIHVSHSHNTFLTFLTEKGIIALLSYLVFQLSLFIKFIKNFRQNSIVFLALLMLVFQNVISLVNTTFHHENALLMLLFWALATSAIDEKINLKN comes from the coding sequence ATGAAAAACGACATTGTCTCTAAGCTCTACAATCTCTTTTTGGTTATTGTCTTATTTACACTGCCGGTAACTGAGGGTTTAAAACAAATTTCACTCACACTTTTCGTCTTGGCTGGAATTTATATTTGCGTCAAAGAAAAAAGGCAATTTAAATTTGATCTCATAAATATCTCGCTTTTTATCTTTGTTTTGGCTACTTTTATAAGTTGCCTTGTAAATGGAGTTTCTGCATCAAGAGCGCTTGATCCACTAAGGTGTATGCTATTTTTCTTTGTGGCTAGAAGTGTTGGTATAGAAAAAATAAATTTTAAATTTTTATTTTTTGCCTTATTTGCCGGTTTTATCGCTGCATTTATTCCAGCTTGTATTAAGAAATTTACATCAAGTGATCCGACTGCACTTTTTGAGCTTAAATCAATAGGGCACGTAAATCATAGTGCTATTTTTATGTTGCTAGTTTTTTGTGTAGCTTTAATATCAGCAGCTGAGCTTAAAAAGATATATGAAAAATATATAGCTATAATAGTAGCTGGGATTTGTGTATTTGGCATTATGATCGCTGGCTCAAGAGCCACCATGTATCTTTTGCCTATTATCATTTTTTCTATATTGCTTTATCAAATTTCAAAAAAGCAAACTGGACTTAGATCAGCATTTTGTATAATAATTTTATTTAGTGTCATAGCCTTTTTTTATACATATATATCAGCAAATATTACACAAGATGAAAGATTTTATAGTCAGCTAACAAAGGGCGTGACAGGATCAGAGACTAGATATCCGATCTTTGCTAGTGCATTTTATACGTGGCTTGAGAACCCATTATTTGGGATAGGTTCTGGTCAGTTTAAAATCATTGACATAACAAAGTATTTTCCAGGCAATGGCGAGATTCATGTTAGTCATTCTCACAACACCTTTTTAACATTTTTAACCGAAAAGGGTATCATTGCATTACTTTCATATTTGGTATTTCAACTATCACTATTTATAAAATTTATTAAAAATTTTAGACAAAATAGCATAGTTTTTCTTGCACTTTTAATGCTTGTTTTTCAAAACGTCATCTCTCTTGTAAATACAACGTTTCACCATGAAAATGCACTTTTAATGCTGTTATTTTGGGCACTAGCTACAAGTGCTATAGATGAAAAAATTAACCTTAAAAATTAG